The following are from one region of the Bradyrhizobium sediminis genome:
- a CDS encoding pentapeptide MXKDX repeat protein translates to MTISTRIALGISAAAISLSLALAPAAFAQDKMGKDDAMKKDTMSKDGMKKDDAMAKDGMKKDAMSKDGMKKDDGMKK, encoded by the coding sequence ATGACCATCAGCACCCGCATCGCACTCGGAATTTCGGCCGCCGCCATCTCACTCAGCCTGGCGCTGGCGCCCGCCGCCTTCGCCCAGGACAAGATGGGCAAGGACGACGCCATGAAGAAGGACACCATGTCCAAGGACGGCATGAAGAAGGACGACGCCATGGCGAAGGACGGCATGAAGAAGGACGCCATGTCCAAAGATGGCATGAAGAAAGACGATGGAATGAAGAAGTAA
- the dctP gene encoding TRAP transporter substrate-binding protein DctP encodes MLTRRQALMAAVAAPAILRFGAGTAQAATTLKISHQFPGGTIDNGDFRDRLCRMFAAEVAKRSGGEIAAVVYPNSSLMKTHAQFSAMRKGALDISLYPLPYAGSELPETNIGLMPGLVSTYDQGLRWKGQPVGKALTDFLADKSIIILTWVWQAGGVASRSRPMIAPEDAKGLKVRGGSREMDMVLQTAGAAVLSVPSNELYAAMQTGACDAGITSSTSLISFRLEEVAKSLTSGADASYWFMMEPLLMSKTIFDKLPKNQQDIIVAVGAELEGFGKKGAQDDDIEVAKVYEKAGAKVSKLDKATVGKWRDIARDTAWRDYSARTATSANLLKLAIDVSV; translated from the coding sequence ATGCTGACACGCCGCCAAGCCCTCATGGCTGCGGTTGCTGCGCCCGCGATCTTGCGTTTCGGGGCCGGAACGGCGCAGGCCGCAACCACGCTGAAAATCTCGCACCAGTTTCCCGGTGGCACCATCGACAACGGTGATTTCCGCGACCGGCTCTGCCGGATGTTCGCGGCCGAAGTCGCAAAGCGCAGCGGCGGCGAGATCGCAGCCGTGGTCTATCCGAACTCCTCGCTGATGAAGACCCACGCGCAATTCTCGGCGATGCGCAAAGGCGCCCTCGACATCAGCCTGTATCCCCTGCCCTATGCCGGTAGCGAATTGCCGGAGACCAATATCGGCCTGATGCCGGGACTGGTCTCGACCTACGATCAGGGCCTGCGCTGGAAGGGCCAGCCGGTCGGCAAGGCGCTGACGGACTTCTTGGCCGACAAGAGCATCATCATCCTGACCTGGGTGTGGCAGGCCGGCGGCGTCGCCAGCCGCTCCAGGCCGATGATAGCACCCGAGGACGCCAAGGGCCTCAAGGTCCGCGGCGGTTCGCGCGAGATGGATATGGTGCTACAGACCGCGGGTGCCGCGGTGCTGTCGGTGCCCTCGAATGAACTCTATGCGGCGATGCAGACCGGCGCCTGCGACGCCGGCATCACTTCTTCCACCAGCCTGATCTCGTTCCGTCTCGAGGAGGTCGCAAAAAGCCTGACTTCGGGCGCTGACGCTTCCTACTGGTTCATGATGGAGCCGCTTTTGATGTCGAAGACGATTTTCGACAAATTGCCGAAGAACCAGCAGGACATCATCGTTGCGGTGGGGGCCGAACTTGAAGGCTTCGGCAAGAAGGGCGCGCAGGACGACGATATCGAAGTCGCCAAGGTCTATGAAAAGGCCGGCGCCAAGGTCAGCAAGCTCGACAAGGCCACCGTGGGCAAGTGGCGCGACATTGCGCGCGATACTGCATGGCGGGACTATAGTGCCCGGACGGCGACCTCGGCCAACCTGCTGAAGCTCGCGATCGACGTCTCCGTGTGA
- a CDS encoding hydroxymethylglutaryl-CoA lyase — MSDSVRIVEVGPRDGLQNEKTPVSVEDRIAFIEALISAGLHTIEVGAFVSPKAIPQMVGSDQVLRGVIDHVGNEFHVLVPNEKGYEAARASGARVIAVFASASEGFSRANINCSIAESIERFKPVVARAKADGVRVRGYISCVLGCPFDGEVRPQAVVDVARTLWDLGCYEVSLGDTIGVGTPLKARQLLRAVAGSVPMANLAMHFHDTYGQALANLYAGMEEGCRVIDSAAGGLGGCPYAPGATGNVATEDVVYMLEGMGIATGVDMAKLVAATNEISRLIGRPPASRVAAAMNAKGRVG, encoded by the coding sequence ATGAGCGATTCCGTCCGCATCGTCGAAGTGGGCCCCCGTGACGGCCTGCAGAACGAGAAGACGCCCGTCAGCGTCGAGGACCGCATCGCCTTCATCGAGGCGCTGATCAGCGCCGGGCTGCACACCATCGAGGTCGGGGCCTTCGTGTCGCCGAAGGCGATTCCGCAGATGGTTGGTTCAGATCAGGTGCTGCGCGGCGTTATCGATCATGTTGGCAACGAATTCCACGTGCTGGTGCCGAACGAAAAGGGCTACGAGGCCGCGCGCGCGTCGGGCGCCCGGGTGATCGCGGTATTTGCCTCGGCTTCCGAAGGCTTTTCACGCGCCAATATCAATTGCTCAATCGCCGAGTCGATCGAGCGCTTCAAGCCGGTGGTGGCTCGTGCCAAGGCCGACGGCGTCAGGGTGCGCGGCTATATCTCCTGCGTGCTCGGCTGTCCCTTTGACGGTGAGGTCAGGCCGCAGGCCGTGGTCGACGTCGCGCGGACGCTGTGGGATCTCGGCTGCTATGAGGTCTCGCTCGGCGACACCATCGGTGTCGGCACGCCGCTGAAGGCGCGGCAACTGCTGCGCGCGGTGGCCGGCAGCGTGCCGATGGCGAACCTGGCGATGCATTTTCACGACACCTACGGCCAGGCGCTGGCCAATCTCTATGCGGGAATGGAGGAGGGCTGTCGCGTGATTGATTCCGCGGCGGGCGGCCTCGGCGGCTGTCCCTATGCGCCCGGCGCCACCGGCAACGTGGCCACCGAGGACGTGGTCTACATGCTGGAAGGTATGGGCATTGCGACCGGGGTCGACATGGCGAAACTGGTGGCGGCCACCAACGAGATCAGCCGGCTAATCGGCCGCCCGCCGGCGAGCCGCGTGGCGGCGGCGATGAATGCGAAGGGGCGGGTGGGGTAG
- a CDS encoding DUF6481 family protein, producing MSGFKEPSFADRQKAAQQARKDILNKFRAQPGPDDPEVAKRRAEREAQAAERAKAKEAREAAKAEQKAREAQAAAEAAAQLAREKEEAIAREAALEAERKAARDARYAARKTKGKKR from the coding sequence ATGAGTGGATTCAAGGAACCTAGCTTTGCGGACCGTCAAAAGGCGGCGCAGCAGGCAAGGAAGGACATTTTGAACAAGTTCCGCGCCCAGCCGGGGCCGGACGATCCGGAGGTTGCCAAGCGGCGGGCCGAGCGCGAGGCGCAGGCCGCGGAGCGGGCCAAGGCCAAGGAGGCGCGCGAAGCCGCCAAGGCCGAGCAAAAGGCGCGCGAGGCTCAGGCCGCCGCCGAGGCCGCGGCGCAGCTCGCACGCGAAAAGGAAGAGGCGATCGCCCGCGAAGCCGCGCTCGAGGCGGAACGCAAGGCCGCGCGCGACGCGCGTTATGCCGCCCGCAAGACCAAGGGCAAGAAGCGGTAG
- a CDS encoding acetyl-CoA carboxylase biotin carboxylase subunit produces MKSQAQYRRFHTLLIANRGEIACRVIRSAQAMGLRTVAVYSEADAEAMHVAMADEAVLLGPARARDSYLNIERVIEVARKTGAEAVHPGYGFLSESAEFAQACLDAGLVFVGPTAAMIRMMGSKSGSKLLMEQAGVPLVPGYHGDAQDEATLAQAADKIGFPVLVKASAGGGGRGMRIVRSAAELAASIVSAKREAKAAFGDDRMLIEKFVQNPRHIEVQIVGDSHGNLLSLFERECTLQRRHQKVVEEAPSPTLDATQRETVCAAARKAAAAVNYVGAGTIEFVSDGKDVFFIEMNTRLQVEHPVTELITGIDLVEWQLRVAFGEKLPLTQDQITLNGHAIEARVYAENPHKNFMPSVGRIRTWRTPAETIGLRIDAGYRAGDAVSPHYDAMLAKVIAWAPTRDEAIERLNRGLGETDVRGIVSNIPFLSALVTHPDVRANTIDTGFIERELKNLTPAAPAPHDLELGAAVVTILAEEVKAAGAEVHSPWRTSGWMPVGRRQRVFTFRHGQGAEHKVTLTYGNGPATLSIGERELAFTTSPDAAGGFEFRLHGIKSHVFAVIEGHELYLRTRNGCFDLHWVDPFGGETEEQVGEDKIVAPLPGTVVALLAEVGASLEKGAPILTLEVMKMEQTLRAPFAGVLKAIKCKVGDIVGEGVELAEVEPAAS; encoded by the coding sequence ATGAAATCGCAAGCGCAGTACCGGCGATTTCACACCCTGCTGATCGCCAACCGCGGCGAGATCGCCTGCCGCGTGATCCGCTCCGCGCAAGCGATGGGACTGCGCACGGTCGCGGTCTATTCGGAGGCCGACGCCGAGGCTATGCATGTTGCCATGGCCGATGAAGCCGTGCTGCTCGGACCGGCGCGTGCCCGCGACAGTTATCTCAATATCGAACGCGTCATCGAGGTGGCGCGCAAGACCGGCGCCGAAGCCGTGCATCCGGGCTACGGCTTTTTGTCGGAGAGCGCCGAATTCGCGCAAGCCTGCCTCGACGCCGGACTGGTGTTCGTCGGTCCGACCGCCGCGATGATCCGGATGATGGGTTCGAAATCCGGCTCGAAGCTGCTGATGGAGCAGGCTGGTGTGCCACTGGTGCCCGGCTATCACGGCGACGCCCAGGACGAGGCGACACTGGCACAGGCGGCCGACAAGATCGGCTTTCCGGTGCTGGTCAAGGCCTCCGCCGGCGGCGGCGGCCGCGGCATGCGCATCGTGCGTTCGGCCGCTGAGCTGGCCGCTTCGATCGTCAGCGCCAAGCGCGAGGCCAAGGCCGCGTTCGGCGACGACCGCATGCTGATCGAGAAATTCGTCCAAAATCCGCGCCACATCGAGGTGCAGATCGTCGGCGACAGCCACGGCAATCTCTTGTCGTTGTTCGAGCGCGAATGCACGCTGCAGCGGCGGCATCAGAAGGTGGTCGAGGAAGCCCCTTCGCCGACGCTGGATGCGACCCAGCGCGAGACGGTGTGCGCCGCCGCGCGCAAGGCTGCGGCAGCGGTGAATTATGTCGGCGCCGGCACCATCGAATTCGTGTCCGACGGCAAGGACGTGTTCTTCATCGAGATGAACACGCGGCTGCAGGTCGAACATCCCGTGACCGAGCTGATCACCGGCATCGATCTCGTGGAATGGCAGCTGCGGGTGGCGTTCGGCGAGAAGCTGCCGCTGACGCAGGACCAGATCACGCTCAACGGCCACGCCATCGAGGCGCGGGTCTATGCCGAAAACCCGCACAAGAACTTCATGCCCTCGGTCGGCCGCATCAGGACTTGGCGGACGCCGGCGGAAACCATCGGCCTGCGGATCGACGCCGGCTATCGCGCGGGCGACGCGGTGTCGCCGCATTACGACGCGATGCTGGCCAAGGTGATCGCATGGGCGCCGACCCGCGACGAGGCGATCGAACGGCTCAACCGCGGCCTCGGGGAGACCGACGTTCGCGGCATCGTCAGCAACATTCCCTTCCTGTCGGCGCTGGTGACGCACCCTGACGTGCGCGCCAATACCATCGACACCGGATTCATCGAGCGCGAGCTGAAGAACCTGACGCCGGCGGCTCCGGCGCCGCACGATCTCGAACTCGGCGCGGCTGTTGTGACGATCCTGGCCGAGGAAGTGAAAGCCGCGGGCGCCGAGGTGCATTCACCGTGGCGAACGTCGGGCTGGATGCCGGTCGGCCGGCGGCAGCGGGTGTTTACGTTCCGGCACGGGCAGGGGGCCGAACATAAGGTCACCCTGACCTACGGCAACGGCCCCGCGACGCTGTCGATCGGCGAACGCGAACTGGCCTTCACCACCTCGCCCGATGCTGCCGGCGGTTTCGAGTTCAGGCTGCACGGCATCAAATCCCACGTGTTCGCCGTGATCGAAGGCCATGAACTCTATCTGCGCACCCGCAACGGCTGCTTCGATCTGCATTGGGTCGATCCGTTCGGCGGTGAGACCGAAGAGCAGGTCGGCGAGGACAAGATCGTGGCGCCCTTGCCGGGCACCGTGGTGGCGCTGCTGGCGGAAGTCGGCGCCAGCCTGGAGAAGGGCGCGCCGATTCTGACGCTCGAAGTGATGAAGATGGAGCAGACCCTGCGTGCCCCGTTTGCGGGCGTATTGAAGGCGATCAAGTGCAAGGTCGGCGATATCGTCGGCGAGGGCGTCGAACTTGCCGAGGTCGAGCCGGCAGCTTCGTGA